One genomic region from Croceicoccus sp. YJ47 encodes:
- a CDS encoding MBL fold metallo-hydrolase has product MPQTDTAKPITTTIVESTATRAYPNGNPDLPYNRAAVRNTDSAVPRPPRAPVMHDYACDGPAPGQIAFRWIHGSNIAAKNQDPRVHVLQYNEDSFILRQNVCVHWEAPFTYLLFGNAGALLIDTGATANAAHYPLRKTVDAVIERWAQARGRRRVPLTIALTSGEDVAQNQGLKQFAGRADTTIVPPPFAAMKGHYGLAENWPGGSAAIDLGDRVITVLPTPGAHRDGVSFYDPYTDFLFTGDLLYPGKINIGNDRDFVASLERLSAFAGSQPVKWVMGGHVEMMFVPGRYYPRFATFKPYERVLQMEPALIDEALTHARAVQGRDTMLIRPDFVLMNGVSPDQRTSNWPEGVPKINPPHPF; this is encoded by the coding sequence ATGCCCCAGACCGATACGGCAAAGCCGATCACGACGACCATCGTGGAATCGACCGCGACACGCGCCTATCCCAATGGCAATCCCGATCTTCCCTACAACCGCGCGGCGGTGCGCAACACCGACAGCGCCGTCCCGCGCCCGCCCCGCGCGCCGGTCATGCACGATTACGCTTGCGACGGGCCGGCCCCGGGACAGATCGCGTTTCGCTGGATCCACGGCTCCAACATTGCGGCGAAGAATCAGGATCCGCGCGTTCATGTCCTGCAATATAACGAGGACAGCTTCATCCTGCGGCAGAATGTCTGCGTCCATTGGGAGGCGCCGTTCACCTATCTGCTGTTCGGCAATGCCGGCGCGCTGCTCATCGATACCGGGGCGACCGCCAACGCCGCGCATTATCCGCTGCGCAAGACCGTCGATGCCGTGATCGAACGCTGGGCGCAGGCGCGTGGGCGGCGGCGGGTGCCGCTCACCATCGCGCTGACCTCTGGTGAGGATGTCGCGCAGAACCAGGGCCTGAAACAATTCGCCGGGCGCGCCGATACGACGATCGTCCCGCCGCCCTTCGCCGCGATGAAGGGGCATTACGGACTCGCCGAAAACTGGCCCGGCGGGTCGGCGGCCATCGACCTCGGCGACCGGGTCATCACCGTCCTGCCGACGCCCGGCGCGCATCGCGACGGGGTCAGCTTTTACGATCCCTATACCGATTTCCTGTTTACCGGCGACCTCCTCTATCCCGGCAAGATCAACATCGGCAACGATCGCGATTTTGTCGCCTCGCTCGAACGTCTGTCCGCGTTTGCCGGCAGTCAGCCGGTGAAATGGGTGATGGGCGGCCATGTCGAGATGATGTTCGTGCCGGGCCGCTATTACCCGCGCTTCGCCACGTTCAAGCCGTATGAGCGGGTTTTGCAGATGGAGCCCGCGCTCATTGACGAGGCGCTGACCCACGCGCGGGCGGTGCAGGGGCGGGACACGATGCTGATCCGGCCCGATTTCGTGCTGATGAACGGGGTCAGCCCGGATCAGCGCACGTCCAACTGGCCCGAGGGCGTGCCGAAGATCAATCCGCCGCACCCGTTCTGA
- a CDS encoding MBL fold metallo-hydrolase, which produces MDRRTFLAYNAAAAVPLTIAGKAYGASVSHDGPPVNFTVDGPAPGAFPDRWICGSPSAMDNTDPPIQVHWYNEHTAILRQNKAYSYEAPFAPLYFGNDRVLLLDEGYVQLRNDCDYRAVVDDCIEQWCRRNRRNPAAMELLVAFSHLHADHYAAVNQFADRPNTRYMGLTHEEMLGFWGMTNFPEERVTLDLGGREILIWGSPGHVISEFAYYDSYTQILYTGDMFYRGRCYISFWEPWFDSMKRLIDFCDTHPVAHVMGCHVEMSETGEDYPYGLTYQPDEAPVQMTVAQLRETYEYAKGITEPGIYFTGTVYLCNQSRSTTTIDRYPYRYE; this is translated from the coding sequence ATGGATCGTCGCACCTTCCTTGCCTATAACGCCGCCGCGGCCGTGCCGCTCACCATTGCCGGAAAGGCGTATGGCGCGAGTGTTTCGCATGACGGCCCGCCGGTGAATTTCACCGTCGACGGCCCCGCACCGGGGGCATTTCCCGACCGCTGGATCTGCGGATCGCCGTCCGCGATGGACAACACCGATCCCCCGATTCAGGTACACTGGTATAACGAGCACACCGCGATCCTGCGGCAGAACAAGGCCTATAGCTACGAAGCGCCGTTCGCCCCGCTCTATTTCGGGAACGACAGGGTGCTGCTGCTCGACGAGGGCTACGTCCAGCTTCGCAACGATTGCGATTACCGCGCCGTCGTCGACGATTGCATCGAACAATGGTGCCGCCGCAACCGCCGCAATCCGGCCGCGATGGAACTGCTCGTCGCGTTCAGCCATCTGCACGCCGACCATTACGCCGCGGTCAATCAGTTCGCCGACCGCCCGAATACGCGATACATGGGCCTCACCCACGAAGAAATGCTGGGTTTCTGGGGGATGACGAATTTTCCCGAAGAGCGCGTGACGCTCGACCTCGGCGGGCGGGAGATCCTTATCTGGGGCTCGCCCGGCCACGTGATTTCGGAATTCGCCTATTACGACAGCTATACGCAGATCCTCTATACCGGCGACATGTTCTATCGCGGGCGCTGCTACATCAGCTTCTGGGAGCCGTGGTTCGACAGCATGAAGCGGCTGATCGATTTTTGCGACACGCACCCGGTCGCGCATGTGATGGGCTGCCATGTCGAAATGAGCGAGACGGGCGAGGATTACCCCTACGGTCTCACCTATCAACCGGATGAGGCGCCGGTGCAGATGACCGTCGCACAGCTTCGCGAAACCTACGAATATGCGAAGGGGATTACCGAGCCCGGCATCTATTTCACCGGCACGGTGTACCTGTGCAACCAGTCGCGCAGCACGACGACCATCGACCGCTACCCCTATCGCTACGAATGA
- a CDS encoding YncE family protein encodes MKRTMVTAALFAATTGCVTTGAPGPDAAPALVERELSVPGFADFLAVDGDTVWVTNDGRVEQWSRTEKLASVTVPRPCGTMAVAAGSLWVANCPDANLYRIDTATATVEQMIATGIANPKGETNVVAGAGSVWVPSAASGEIARLDPETGAIVARIPVNPGTFFLAYGHDALWAVSSDARTLQKIDPDSNAVVGTVALGLQPGFLAAGEGAVWVQEQGDGTVARVDPATLAITDRVKVGETLAYGDIDVGGGLVWLRTTEDQVFAVIDPVTMNVTARLGEPAGSGAIRYTPDGVWTSAHDNQTLSWWSRPD; translated from the coding sequence ATGAAACGCACCATGGTGACCGCCGCCCTGTTCGCCGCGACGACAGGATGCGTAACGACAGGCGCGCCCGGCCCGGACGCCGCACCAGCTTTGGTCGAACGGGAATTGAGCGTGCCCGGCTTTGCCGATTTCCTCGCCGTCGATGGCGATACGGTCTGGGTCACGAATGACGGGCGGGTCGAGCAATGGTCGCGCACGGAAAAGCTTGCCAGCGTGACCGTGCCGCGCCCGTGCGGGACGATGGCGGTGGCGGCGGGATCGCTCTGGGTCGCGAATTGCCCCGATGCCAATCTCTACCGCATCGACACCGCGACCGCGACGGTGGAGCAGATGATCGCGACCGGCATCGCCAATCCCAAGGGCGAAACGAATGTCGTTGCCGGCGCAGGATCCGTCTGGGTGCCGAGCGCGGCGAGCGGCGAAATCGCGCGGCTCGATCCCGAAACGGGCGCGATCGTCGCACGCATTCCGGTCAATCCCGGCACGTTCTTCCTCGCCTACGGGCATGACGCGCTCTGGGCGGTGAGCAGCGATGCCCGCACGTTGCAGAAGATCGACCCCGACAGCAATGCGGTCGTCGGCACCGTCGCGCTCGGGCTGCAGCCCGGCTTCCTCGCCGCGGGGGAGGGGGCCGTCTGGGTGCAGGAACAGGGCGACGGCACGGTCGCGCGCGTCGACCCCGCAACGCTCGCCATCACCGACAGGGTGAAGGTCGGCGAGACGCTGGCCTATGGCGATATCGACGTGGGCGGCGGGCTGGTCTGGCTCCGCACGACGGAGGACCAGGTGTTCGCCGTCATCGATCCGGTGACCATGAACGTGACTGCTCGCCTCGGCGAACCGGCGGGCAGCGGGGCGATCCGCTACACCCCCGATGGCGTATGGACCAGCGCCCACGACAATCAGACGCTTTCCTGGTGGAGCAGGCCGGACTGA
- a CDS encoding TonB-dependent receptor yields MTKRQTFRSALLSATVLAMAGHAAHASAQDANAGTMINEPAGDTYADTIDGAIVVTGTRRSTTIQDTPINISAIDAEELASKQIEDVRDIADFTPGMTISDTGPGSTGSIVLRGLNASGVDDFGAGYDDSLGIYLGEVPLFYDFKLIDIDRVETLLGPQGTLYGLGTLAGAIRYIPNRPDVTGFEGEFHGRAYAKSHSDDFGYQADGMVNIPIVRDHVAFRSATGYYFDPGFIDYPLLVQEPGVSLPQPDGPNGVTQEGFAENLRRAEDLNFERTFTTRNQLLFQTTEDLKLILTYAYQKTDTDGAQANSFGVLGTGRYENASRFIEPISRNAHLASAEVNANIGDFVDIVATGAYTEVNFEGQADVTDLLLDLDYDYELFPAFAGYTESINERKQKNAEIRFVSSHGGPLSWVLGGFFNENKYQSDYAERVPNHPWVGPDNPEALEYVSYITSEVTEKAVFGEATLEITPEFQVTAGTRYFDYESEISGAAALPLLGDPLSPYDLLTNGGQAGQDGWVWKFNSSYEFTPDLMVYGTYSKGYRIGGPNRVAPCPADIQPGQQIICALPDELQYGPDTTKNLELGVRTQLFDRMLSLNLNVFQIKWDGIQVDSATLYGATGITVNGGKAKSEGFEASFQLRPVRGLSIQGNYSYTDARLTEDIPGILTIRETPGDYSNRFVQLDAMDGDRLPGSAKNAGSIGATYVQPLVSGDLIANWTTVYRGDVVSRLGWERAYGELIPSYVTHRARLTYDTDRFSIGLFANNIFDEYAIVSVANDRSRIGINDGVAVRYYRQVVLNPRTVGIEGRVKF; encoded by the coding sequence ATGACCAAACGCCAGACCTTCAGATCCGCCCTTCTTTCGGCGACCGTGCTCGCCATGGCGGGCCACGCCGCCCACGCCTCGGCACAGGATGCAAACGCGGGCACGATGATCAACGAACCGGCGGGCGATACCTATGCCGATACGATCGACGGCGCGATCGTCGTGACCGGCACCCGGCGCAGCACCACGATTCAGGACACGCCGATCAATATTTCCGCCATCGATGCAGAGGAGCTCGCCAGCAAGCAGATCGAGGATGTCCGCGACATCGCCGATTTCACGCCCGGCATGACCATTTCGGACACCGGGCCGGGATCGACGGGTTCGATCGTGCTGCGCGGGCTGAATGCGTCGGGGGTCGACGATTTCGGTGCGGGCTATGACGATTCGCTGGGCATTTATCTCGGCGAAGTGCCGCTGTTCTACGATTTCAAGCTGATCGATATCGACCGCGTCGAAACCCTGCTCGGCCCGCAGGGCACGTTGTACGGTCTGGGCACGCTGGCCGGTGCGATCCGCTATATCCCCAACCGCCCCGATGTCACCGGATTCGAGGGTGAGTTCCACGGCCGCGCCTATGCCAAGAGCCACAGCGATGATTTTGGCTACCAGGCCGACGGCATGGTCAACATTCCCATCGTGCGCGATCACGTCGCGTTTCGTTCGGCGACCGGTTACTATTTCGATCCCGGTTTCATCGATTATCCGCTGCTGGTGCAGGAACCGGGCGTGTCATTGCCGCAGCCGGACGGGCCCAATGGCGTCACGCAGGAAGGCTTTGCCGAAAACCTGCGCCGTGCAGAAGATCTGAACTTCGAGCGGACGTTCACCACGCGCAACCAGCTTCTGTTCCAGACGACTGAGGATCTGAAACTCATCCTCACCTACGCCTATCAGAAGACGGATACCGACGGCGCACAGGCGAACAGCTTTGGCGTGCTGGGCACCGGGCGCTATGAAAACGCGAGCCGCTTTATCGAGCCGATCTCCCGCAATGCGCATCTGGCGAGTGCGGAGGTCAATGCGAATATCGGCGATTTCGTCGATATCGTCGCGACCGGCGCCTATACCGAGGTGAATTTCGAAGGGCAGGCCGATGTGACCGATCTGCTGCTCGATCTCGACTACGATTACGAGCTCTTTCCCGCGTTCGCCGGCTACACCGAATCGATCAACGAGCGAAAGCAGAAGAACGCCGAGATCCGCTTCGTCTCCAGCCACGGCGGCCCCTTGAGCTGGGTGCTCGGCGGGTTCTTCAACGAGAACAAGTATCAGAGCGATTATGCCGAACGCGTTCCCAACCACCCCTGGGTCGGGCCGGACAATCCCGAGGCGCTCGAATATGTGAGCTACATCACCTCCGAGGTTACGGAAAAGGCGGTCTTCGGCGAAGCGACGCTCGAAATCACGCCGGAATTTCAGGTTACGGCCGGCACGCGATATTTCGACTACGAGTCGGAGATTTCGGGTGCGGCCGCGCTCCCGCTGCTCGGCGATCCGCTCAGCCCTTACGACCTGCTTACCAATGGCGGGCAGGCCGGGCAGGATGGCTGGGTCTGGAAATTCAACAGCAGCTACGAATTCACGCCCGACCTCATGGTCTACGGCACGTATAGCAAGGGCTATCGCATTGGCGGGCCGAACCGCGTCGCGCCGTGCCCCGCCGATATTCAGCCCGGACAGCAGATCATCTGCGCGCTTCCGGACGAGCTGCAATACGGCCCGGACACGACGAAGAACCTGGAACTGGGCGTTCGCACGCAATTGTTCGACCGGATGCTGTCGCTCAATTTGAACGTGTTCCAGATCAAGTGGGATGGCATCCAGGTGGATTCCGCCACGCTCTATGGCGCGACCGGCATCACGGTGAACGGCGGCAAAGCCAAGTCCGAAGGGTTCGAAGCCTCGTTTCAGCTTCGCCCGGTGCGCGGCCTGTCGATCCAGGGGAATTACTCCTACACCGATGCGCGGCTGACCGAGGATATTCCCGGCATCCTGACCATTCGCGAGACGCCGGGCGATTATTCGAACCGTTTCGTACAGCTCGATGCGATGGACGGCGACCGGCTGCCCGGATCGGCGAAGAATGCGGGCAGCATCGGCGCCACCTACGTACAGCCTTTGGTGAGCGGCGATCTCATCGCGAACTGGACCACGGTGTATCGCGGCGACGTGGTGTCGCGGCTGGGATGGGAGCGGGCCTATGGCGAGCTGATCCCGAGCTATGTCACGCATCGCGCCCGGCTCACCTACGATACCGACAGGTTCAGCATCGGCCTGTTCGCGAACAACATCTTCGATGAATATGCCATCGTGTCGGTCGCGAACGACCGGTCGCGCATCGGTATCAACGATGGCGTCGCCGTGCGCTATTACCGCCAGGTCGTGCTCAATCCCCGGACCGTCGGGATCGAGGGCCGGGTGAAGTTCTGA
- a CDS encoding sulfotransferase codes for MTLASEARNALARGDLAAASRAADALIADRPDDADGYFLLGIAAAEAGRIAKAVPLLESAIARGDDPEHCAQLARLLILMRRDGDAAAMARRALDLNPRDARTFDTIGCVLVRLSDHARAIAPFTAAVEAEPDNLDYRYNLAAALGFTGAVEDARVHYEHVLEIDPENGRTHYALAILSRQTRSDNHVDRLKIALGAARSEDDALRIRYALAKELEDLGEVEAFRHLADANARHARNIRYDFAQDAAIFDAIEECFADGGGHGAGQPMGSRAPLFVVGMPRTGTTLVDRILSSHPDVVSAGELQAMPLGVKRLSQTASRVIIDPDTIRARRHIDPAQLASRYMAQAQHHRMDDTRRFVDKLPANFLYIGHIARSFPDAPIVCLRRNPMDTVWSNFKNLFASRSPYYAYSYDLMATARYYARFDRLMRFWDRVFPGRILQLSYEALVTAQEASTRELLSFCGLEWDAACLSFHENKAAVATPSAAQVRRPINSDGMGKWRTHAAALEPVRRWFEDQGIETG; via the coding sequence GTGACTCTGGCGTCGGAGGCGCGGAACGCGCTTGCGCGGGGCGATCTTGCGGCGGCGTCGCGCGCCGCCGATGCGTTGATCGCCGACAGGCCGGACGATGCGGACGGCTATTTCCTGCTCGGGATTGCCGCAGCAGAAGCAGGCCGGATCGCGAAGGCGGTGCCCCTGCTCGAATCCGCCATCGCACGCGGTGACGATCCCGAACATTGCGCGCAGCTTGCCCGCCTGCTTATCCTGATGCGCCGCGATGGCGATGCCGCGGCCATGGCCCGGCGCGCGCTTGACCTCAACCCACGCGATGCGCGCACCTTCGACACGATCGGTTGCGTGCTGGTCAGGCTGAGCGATCATGCGCGCGCCATCGCGCCCTTCACCGCCGCGGTGGAGGCCGAACCCGACAATCTCGACTATCGCTACAACCTGGCCGCCGCGCTCGGCTTTACAGGCGCGGTCGAGGATGCGCGCGTCCATTACGAGCACGTCCTCGAAATCGATCCTGAAAATGGCCGCACGCATTACGCGCTCGCCATTCTGTCGCGGCAGACGCGCAGCGACAACCATGTCGATCGGCTGAAAATCGCATTGGGCGCGGCGCGGAGCGAGGACGACGCCCTGCGCATCCGCTACGCTTTGGCAAAGGAACTGGAGGATCTCGGCGAGGTCGAAGCGTTTCGCCATCTCGCCGATGCCAATGCCCGGCACGCGCGCAACATCCGTTACGATTTCGCGCAGGACGCCGCGATCTTCGACGCGATCGAAGAATGCTTTGCCGATGGCGGCGGCCATGGTGCGGGACAGCCGATGGGGAGCCGCGCCCCCCTCTTCGTCGTGGGCATGCCTCGGACCGGCACGACTTTGGTCGACCGGATCCTGTCGTCGCATCCCGACGTCGTCTCCGCCGGGGAGTTACAGGCGATGCCGCTCGGCGTAAAACGGTTGAGCCAGACGGCGTCGCGCGTCATCATCGACCCCGACACCATCCGCGCGAGACGGCATATCGACCCCGCGCAACTCGCCAGCCGTTACATGGCACAGGCGCAGCATCACCGGATGGACGACACGCGGCGTTTCGTCGACAAGCTGCCCGCCAATTTCCTGTATATCGGGCATATCGCGCGCAGTTTCCCCGACGCACCGATCGTGTGCCTCCGCCGCAATCCGATGGACACGGTGTGGAGCAATTTCAAGAATCTGTTCGCCAGCCGCTCGCCCTATTACGCCTATTCCTACGACCTGATGGCGACGGCGCGATATTATGCGCGGTTCGACCGGCTCATGCGGTTTTGGGATCGCGTCTTTCCCGGCCGTATCCTGCAATTGTCGTATGAGGCGCTCGTGACGGCGCAGGAAGCCAGCACGCGGGAGCTGCTGTCGTTTTGCGGGCTGGAGTGGGACGCGGCGTGCCTGTCCTTTCACGAGAACAAGGCCGCCGTCGCGACGCCCAGCGCGGCGCAGGTCCGCCGCCCGATCAATAGCGACGGCATGGGCAAATGGCGAACCCATGCCGCCGCCCTGGAACCGGTCCGCCGCTGGTTCGAGGACCAGGGGATCGAAACCGGTTAA
- a CDS encoding UrcA family protein, with amino-acid sequence MKKGLMVMAACALAGTASTAMADPFVQESATLQLDGINLSTVEGQRSLAIRMDAAANAVCGEGLDRVHLKLHAQAEECRVAVKQDIRNQIEQRMAARATSTVLALRD; translated from the coding sequence ATGAAAAAAGGCCTTATGGTCATGGCCGCGTGCGCGCTGGCCGGTACCGCATCGACGGCAATGGCCGATCCGTTCGTTCAGGAAAGCGCGACCCTGCAGCTCGACGGGATCAACCTGTCGACCGTAGAGGGACAGCGCAGCCTCGCGATCCGCATGGACGCGGCCGCCAATGCCGTTTGCGGAGAGGGGCTGGACCGTGTGCACCTGAAGCTTCACGCACAGGCCGAGGAATGCCGGGTCGCGGTAAAGCAGGACATTCGCAATCAGATCGAGCAGCGCATGGCCGCACGCGCGACGTCCACCGTTCTGGCTCTGCGCGACTGA
- a CDS encoding pirin family protein: MTARRLLSLHTAMQDDIGDLVTRRPVPGPGLPQVDPFLFLNHHGPQTYPPNSDGLPFGPHPHRGFETVTFIITGSLAHSDSATGESIVEAGGTQWMTAGRGLVHAELSPESFKKSGGPVEFLQLWVNLPARLKMTEPGYIGADAADIPDIAMAPGVTWRPVSGPDGAPVQSLTGVVVGTVEMEPGTRATLPAPAGRNVLFYTVRGAATVGGEVVPEYTLARMSDGDTVEVESTDGCLILYGHADPIGEPVVAHGPFVMNTREEISQAIRDYQTGVIR; encoded by the coding sequence ATGACCGCGCGGCGCCTCCTCTCGCTCCACACCGCGATGCAGGATGATATTGGCGATCTCGTCACGCGCCGCCCGGTGCCCGGCCCCGGCCTGCCGCAGGTCGATCCGTTCCTGTTCCTCAACCACCACGGCCCGCAAACCTACCCGCCGAACAGCGATGGCCTGCCCTTCGGCCCGCATCCCCATCGCGGATTCGAAACGGTGACCTTCATCATCACCGGCAGCCTCGCCCACAGCGACAGCGCGACCGGGGAAAGCATCGTCGAGGCCGGCGGCACGCAATGGATGACCGCCGGGCGCGGTCTCGTTCATGCCGAGCTTTCGCCCGAAAGCTTCAAGAAGAGCGGCGGCCCGGTCGAATTCCTGCAATTGTGGGTCAACCTGCCCGCCCGGCTGAAAATGACGGAGCCGGGCTACATCGGGGCGGACGCGGCGGATATTCCCGACATCGCGATGGCGCCGGGGGTGACATGGCGGCCCGTCTCGGGGCCGGACGGTGCGCCGGTTCAATCGCTGACCGGGGTGGTGGTCGGCACGGTGGAGATGGAGCCGGGCACGCGTGCCACTCTCCCCGCGCCTGCCGGCCGCAACGTGCTGTTCTATACCGTGCGCGGCGCGGCGACCGTCGGCGGCGAGGTGGTTCCCGAATACACCCTCGCCCGGATGAGCGACGGGGACACGGTCGAGGTCGAAAGCACCGACGGGTGCCTGATCCTGTATGGCCATGCCGATCCGATCGGCGAGCCGGTCGTCGCACATGGCCCCTTCGTGATGAACACGCGCGAGGAAATATCGCAGGCGATCCGCGATTATCAGACCGGCGTCATCCGGTAA
- the glpK gene encoding glycerol kinase GlpK, giving the protein MANDHILAIDQGTTSTRSIVFDARGHALASAQVEHIQHYPGRDRVEHDAMEIWKNALDTARQALAASGLCAEDIAAIGIANQRETSVVWDRDTGEPIHNAIVWQDRRSAAACAQMVEDGHGAGVTARTGLLIHPYFSATKIAWILDNVPGARERAERGDLCAGTMDSFILWHLTGGQVHKTDITNASRTMLFDIHRQCWDAELCQLFGIPMAILPAVHDNDHAFGTTAPGLFERPVPIAGMAGDQQAALIGQTCFEVGSVKATYGTGCFMLLHTGDRPVTSGHRLLTTPAYRIAGRTAYALEGSIFAAGAAVKWLRDGVGLIERAGDTQALAQSVPDSHGVYMVPAFAGLGAPHWDAGARGAIYGLTLDTRPAHLARATLEAVAYQTLDLITAMRDDGGAMPRVLRIDGGMAANDWLCQFIADVADVPVDRPDDLETTALGAAFLAGLGVGLWPDLASLAHVRRRERAFQPNMKADLRAARIEGWHDAVARTRSRQAGT; this is encoded by the coding sequence ATCGCAAACGATCATATCCTGGCCATCGATCAGGGCACGACATCCACCCGCAGCATCGTGTTCGACGCACGCGGCCATGCGCTCGCATCGGCGCAGGTGGAACATATTCAGCATTACCCCGGCCGCGACAGGGTCGAGCACGATGCGATGGAAATCTGGAAAAACGCGCTGGACACCGCGCGTCAGGCGTTGGCGGCGAGCGGGCTTTGCGCCGAGGACATCGCCGCGATCGGCATCGCCAATCAACGCGAGACGAGCGTGGTGTGGGACCGCGACACGGGCGAACCGATCCACAACGCCATCGTATGGCAGGACCGGCGCAGCGCCGCCGCCTGCGCACAGATGGTCGAGGACGGACATGGCGCGGGCGTCACCGCGCGCACCGGCCTGCTCATCCACCCTTATTTCAGTGCGACGAAGATCGCCTGGATCCTCGACAATGTGCCCGGCGCACGGGAGAGGGCCGAGCGCGGCGACCTGTGCGCAGGCACGATGGACAGTTTCATCCTGTGGCACCTCACCGGCGGGCAGGTGCACAAGACCGACATCACCAATGCATCGCGCACGATGCTGTTCGACATTCATCGCCAATGCTGGGACGCGGAGCTTTGCCAGCTTTTCGGGATACCGATGGCGATATTGCCGGCGGTCCACGACAATGACCATGCATTCGGCACCACCGCGCCCGGCCTGTTCGAGCGGCCGGTTCCCATTGCCGGCATGGCGGGGGATCAGCAGGCCGCGCTCATCGGGCAGACCTGTTTCGAGGTGGGTTCGGTCAAGGCGACATACGGCACCGGGTGCTTCATGTTGCTGCACACGGGCGATAGGCCGGTGACGTCGGGCCATCGCCTGCTGACCACGCCGGCCTATCGCATTGCGGGGCGGACCGCCTATGCGCTGGAGGGGTCGATCTTTGCGGCGGGGGCGGCGGTGAAATGGCTGCGTGACGGGGTCGGGCTGATCGAGCGGGCCGGCGATACGCAGGCATTGGCGCAAAGCGTGCCCGACAGTCACGGGGTCTACATGGTTCCGGCCTTTGCCGGGCTGGGCGCGCCGCATTGGGACGCGGGTGCGCGGGGGGCGATCTATGGCCTCACGCTCGACACGCGGCCCGCGCATCTGGCGCGTGCCACGCTGGAGGCCGTGGCGTATCAGACGCTCGATCTCATCACCGCGATGCGCGACGATGGCGGCGCCATGCCGCGCGTGCTGCGCATCGACGGGGGGATGGCGGCGAACGACTGGCTGTGTCAGTTCATCGCCGACGTTGCGGATGTTCCCGTGGACCGGCCGGACGATCTGGAAACGACGGCGCTGGGCGCGGCGTTTCTGGCCGGGCTGGGCGTGGGACTATGGCCCGATCTTGCCTCGCTCGCCCATGTGCGGCGGCGCGAGCGTGCGTTTCAGCCGAACATGAAGGCCGACCTCCGCGCCGCCCGCATCGAGGGCTGGCACGATGCGGTGGCACGCACGCGATCGCGGCAGGCCGGAACGTAA